Genomic DNA from Haloplanus sp. HW8-1:
TCGTCGACCTCTCGCGGACGCCGGCGCTGACCGCGAACGTGACCAACGACCGCCTCGTGGCTGACACGCGGGCGGTGCTGGAAGTGACCAACGCCTACGGTGAACCAGCCTCGGGCGCGACCGTCACGCTCGACGGGGATCGCGTCGGTACCACCGACGCCGAGGGCGAACTCACGATCCGGATCGAGGACCCCGGCGAGCATACGCTCCAAGCGTCGCGGGGCGATGTCACCTCGAACGCGGTGACGGTCGAAGCGGTGGCGGTCGACGACGCCGACACGACCACCACGGCCACCGGAACGGCGCCGGCCACCGGAACGGCGACGCCGACAGAAACGGGGGCGGAGAGTCCGGGATTCACGCCTGTCGTGGCGCTTCTCGCGGTACTCGTCGTCGGCTTCCTGCTCCGGCGTCGCTGATCTACCCGCGCAGTGACTCGACGACTGCCTCGGGGTCGGCATCGAGGCCCCCGCCCTGTGCGAAGGTCGGGCCGCCCCCGCCACCGCCGCCGAACGCCGCGGTGACCTCCCCGACCACCTCGCCGGCGTCCACCTCGCCGGTCGTCGCGACTACGACGTACGGCGGCTCGGCGTCGCCGACCGCGGCGATCACGTCCGTCCCGTCGCCGACGCAGTCCTTGGCAGCCTCGCCGACCTCGTTCGGATCGAAGCCGGCGACGGTCCCCACCCGCCAGACGACGCCACCGCGGTCGACCGTCGGCAGCGACGACAGGCGCGCATCGAGCACGTCGGTCTTGTACTCGCGGACCTCGTCTTCGAGGGCGTCACGGTCGGCCACCAGCGCCCGGACCGCGTCGTCTAGCTCCGCGACGCTCGTTCCGAGTTCGCGTGCGGCGTCCATGGCGGTGCCCCGCACCCGGGCCCGGCGGTCGATGGCCGCCGGCCCAACCGCGAACTTGACGCGGGTCAGGCCCTCGCCGGGGTTCGACCGCTCCAGCACCTCGATCGCCCCGATTTCGCGGGTGTTCGTGACGTGGGTCCCGCCACAGGCCGCCACGTCCCACCCCTCGACGTCGACGAGGCGGACCGTGTCGGCGTCGGCCATCACACCCTCCTCGGTCTTCGTGTTGAACGCCACGTCGTCGCGGGCGTGTGCCTCGTTGACCGGGACCCGGTCCCAGGAGACGGGTCGTGAGTCCCAGACCGCGCGGTTGGTGAGGCGTTCGAGTTCCACCAGCACCGCGTCGTCGACGTCCGTCGAGGTGGCGAGGTCGACGCGGACCTTCTCGGCGTCGATGTCGAAGCCGCCGTAGCCGAGGTCGTCGAGGAGGCGTCGACCCGCGCCGTAGAGCAGGTGGCTCGCGGTGTGGGCGCGGGTGCAGTACGTGCGGAACTCGTCGTCGATCACGCCGACCACCGCCTCGCCCGGATCGAGGTCGGCGTCCTCGGCCAGCGTGTGGACCACGGCGTCGCCGTCGGTCTGTACGTCGGCCACGGGAATCCCGGCAAGCGTGCCGCGGTCGGCGGGTTGGCCGCCGCTCTCGGCGTAGAAGTACGTCCGATCGAGGGTCACGTCGCGGCCGTCGACGCCGCGAACCGTCGCCTCGAACTCCCGTACGTCGGGGTCCGTAGGGGCGCGCGTCTGCATGGACGGGCATCGGACCCGACCCATAAATCCGTTCGGCTCCTACTCCTCGACGAGGTCGACGTTGAGGCGTTCCTCGACGGCGCGGACGAGGGAACCGCCGACGCCGGCACGCGTCGCCCGCCCCTGTTCGACCGCGAGGAGGTCGTCCTCGTCTGCGTCGAGGTCGACCGCCAGTTCCGCGACGGTGAGGCCGGCCTCCTGCCGGGCCGTCTCGACACGCTCCCCATAGCCCGAGATGAGGTAGGGTAAGCGGTCGGACTCGTAGTCGGTACCCTCCTCCTCCCAGCGTTTGGTGTTGCCGCGGGAGGCGTCGTAGATGCGGGCGGTGTTCTGGGCGGCGCGCTTCCGGCGGTTGGGTTCGTCGGCGTCGGTGCGTGATCCGGAGTCCGACCCGGACCCCGAACCGGAGCGGCCGCCGCCGCTCGGTTCGCCGTGTGGCGCACAGTCCGAACAGACCAGGAGGTTCGCCCCGGCGACGTTCGCGCGTTCGAGCGACGACGTCTCGTGCCCGCAGAGTTCGCAGGCGTCGCCGTCGTCGCCGCCTCCGCCGGAGCCCGTGGAGTATTTGGCCATACCCCGATGTACCCGGTCGTCCTATTTCAACTCCCTGCCCGACTCGCGGCCGACCGGCGTCGACACACCGTCGCCAGCCATCGAAGCGATTAAATCCGGACTGGCCGAACCCCTGCCCATGCAACAGCTCATCGTCAGGGGCGACCCCGGCATCCGCAAGGACGCCGTCATCGACTACGACGGCGAGGAGCAGGTCTGTTTCTCGATCCAGCGCCAGGGCGACTACCACGGCCCCGACGAGGTGCAACTCTGGTGTACCATCGGCACACCCGACGAGCGGGAGGCCTTCGAGAAGCGCCAGTACGTCCCCCACTGGCTCGACGTGGATTCGATCGATGCCGACGCGCTCGACGTGGTGTCGTCGCTCGGCCGGCAGTAGTAGTGCGTCGTCGTCGGTCGACCACGGAACGGCCTACTGAGCGACTCGCGGATCGTCGACCCGGTAGATCGTCACCGCCTCGTTCTCGAAGACGGGCGTCAGTCCGGAGACGCCCGCGAAGTCGACCGATCCGTAGCGCGCCCGTTCGGCCGGCCCGACCCACACGTAGTCCACGCCGTAGCGTTCGATCACGGCGACGGTCCGTTCGGGCGACCCGGTGTAGGCGGCGTCGACGGCACGGACCCGCCGGAGGTAGGGCTCCCGGCCGCGGTAGCCGACCTCGTGGTGCCAGCCGGCGACGGTCGGCACGCCGGTGAGGCTGGCCGCCGGACTCGCATCCCAACTGTACATCCCCGGCGGCGCGGGGGGGTCGCGTTCCGGGCCGGGATACCGGCTCGTCGCCGGCGCGGAGAGCAGCGTCGGCTGGCCGGACAGCCCGTCGACGTAGGCGATGGCCGGGGCCTCGTCGGGATGGTCGCGCTCGACGAACCGGGTGGCGTCGAGGCTCGGATCGGTCGGCCCTTCGAAGTGTGCCGACAGCGCCAGCCCCGCGTAGGGCACCGTCGCGAGGACGACGGCGACCGCGAGGCCGGCACGCAACCAGCGGGTACGCGATCCGGGCACCGAGACGCCGCCGGGCCACCGGACGAACGCCGGGAGGGCGACGCCGGCGGCGACGCCCCAGAGCACCCACACCTGCGCGTAGGTCTTGAACACCGTGTTCATCCGCAACGGTCCGGCGAGTTCGCGAACGTAGACGAGTTCGACGATGGCGACCAGCCCTGCGCCGGCGACGATCAACGCCGTCTCGAAGCCGACCGGGCGGTCGGTGCGGCAGGCGGCCCAGCCGAAGATCAGGAGTGGCCCGACGACGAGGGCGACGGCGAGGTTGGCCGTCAGGGCCAGAACGCCGAGGGCGCCGAGGCCGACGAGCGGTGCGAGCACCCGGTCGACCGACAGCCGATCGAGCAGGTAGGCGAGAAAGACGGCGACGAACCCGCCGTGGACCAAGAGTAGCGCCGGGAGGCTCGACCGCTCGGCGGCCGACAGGATCGCAATTTCGCGGCCGCCGGCCGCCCCGAGCAGGAACGGCGACGCGAGGAGGGCCCCGAGGAGTCCGGCGACGGCGGTGACGGCCAGCGCGCCGGCGAGGTGTTCGAGTTCGGCCGTCAGCGCCCCCGGATCGCGGCCCCCCCGCCACCGGGCCACGCGCGTCGAGAGCACGGCCCACGGCTCCGCGGGGCCGAGCGCAAGCGCGAGAAAGCACAGGCCGAAAACCGAGGGGAAACTCCAGGTGTCGACGACGGCCTGAAAGCCCGCGAGGATCGGCACGGCGAGGAACGCGAGGCGGCGACGCCGGCCCACGTCGGCCGCCGGCGTCCGGTAGAGTGCGAAGGCGAGCGCCGCGCCCAGTAGGAGGAAGGGCGTGCCCATCATGTGGGCGTGGAGGTCGCCGTTCAGCCACGCGAAGAGGGGGAACTCGTTGATCGTCCCCGGGATGACGCGGCTCGCGGTCCAGTAGGAGAAGGTGTCGACCCCGGAGAGCACGCTGTCGGCCGAATACCGCGTCCGGGATGCGACGACGCCGGCGACGGTCCGCCGAAGTGAGGCGGGAAGCGTCGAGACGACGAGTCGGGAAACGGTGACGAGGTTGCTCGCGATGCCGACGAAGAAGGCGGCCGAGAGCCCCGCGAGACGCCACGACCCGGCGCGATCACGCGCGATGGCGCCGGCGAGACCGTAGGCGGCGGTCACGAGGGTGGCGTAGAACCCCGCGAGCGAGAGGTTGTAGGCGTAGCGCGGCGCGGTGCCCGTGAGATCCGCCAGCGCCGCAGTCAGGAGGTGGCCGCCGTAGTAGTAGGCGACGGGGTCGCCCGCGAACCACATGTCCTCGGGCGGGAGGCGGGTCGCCCGGTCGAGCGACTGTAACAGGCCGAAATCGAGGAACTTCTCGCCGCCGAGCGGGTACACCGCCGGATCGACGGCGCGGACGGCGATCAGGAAGGCGAAGGCGACGACGAAGACGACGGCCGCTTCGGCGGCGGGGCGGCCGGGACGGACGCCGTCGGCGAGTTCGAGTCGGCGGTCGGCGAGCGCATCCCGATCGAATGCGGTGAGGAGGGCGAGAGCGAGGAGGGCGACGGCCCCCGCGGCGACGGCGAGGGGGCCGAAAGTGAGGTGACCGACCCAGTAGACGGCGGTGCCGAAGACGACGAGTGCCGTGGGAAGGCCGATCCCGATGCCGCGGCCGGGGAGTGTCGCGAACAGACGCGCGGCGATCGGGCGGCCCAGCGCGCCGAGGACGCCGTAGAGGACCAGCCAGCGGAGGACGAGCCCGTACTCCATCTACCGGACGGTGGAGCGAGGGACGATAAACCGTTTGTGGTGTGTGTCGGGAACCGAAGTCGTTCGGTTTTTTACGACCGTCGTGAAAGGAACCCCCATGACCCGATCCGTCGGGGTGGTGATCCCCGCTTACCACCCGGACGTCGATCGCCTCGAAGCCTACGTCGACGCCCTCCACGAGGCGGTCGGTCCCGAGACGATCCGCGTCGAACTCGACGCCGCGGAGCCGGCGGTCCGCGAGCGACTCGACGCGCTTCCCGCTACGATCAACGAGGCGACGTCCCGCCGAGGCAAGGGCGCGGCGATCACCGCGGGGTTCGAGGCACTCTCGACGGACGTGTTGGCCTTCGCCGACGCCGACGGGAGTACTCCCGCCGCCTCCATCGCGGACGTGATCCGCCCGGTCGCGTCCGGAGAGGCCGACCTCGCGGCCGGGTCGCGCCGCCACCCCGACGCGACCGTCGAGTCCCACCAGACGGTCGCGCGCCGACATCTGGGCGATGGCTTCGCGTGGCTGGCCCGTCGGCTCCTCGATGTCCATCTCCACGACTACCAGTGTGGGGCGAAGGCGCTCACGAGCGACGCGTGGACGCGGGTCCGACCCCACCTCCACGAACCCGGCTTCGCGTGGGACATCGAACTGGTCGCCGTTGCCGACGCCGTCGGGTGTCGGATCGTCGAGGTGCCGGTCGTCTGGGAGGACCGCCCCGAGTCGACAGTCTCGCCCGTCGGGACGACGCTTCGCCTCGCTCGGGGGCTGGTCGTCGCGCGGCACCGCGCGCGCCTCCTCCGGAACGACCGCCTGCACGTACTGCTCGACCGGCCGCGGGATTCGGCGCCGGCGCTCGTCGAACGGGAACACCGATGACCGGCGGCCTGGGGAAGCTAGAGGAACTGTACTCGGGGATCCGATTCGGCCAGTTCGTCTCCGTCGGGGCGGTCGGCGCCACCGCCGAGACGATCGTCGTCGCGATCCTGACGGCGGGTTACGGCGTCCTCCCACAGATCGCCAAGGCCGTCGGCGCCGAGGTGTCGATCACCCTCATGTTTTTGATCAACGACCGGTGGACGTTCTCGGAGGCGGGCGCCGCCGGATGGATCCCCCGTGGCCGGCGCTACCTGAAGTCACATCTGGTCCGCGCGGGCGGCCTGCTCGTCGGATTCGCCGTCCTGACGGCGCTGACCGCCTGGACCGATCTGACCCTCGTGATCGCCGGTGCCGACCTCTGGCCGACGGTGGCAAACGCCATCGGCATCGGCTGTGGGATGCTCCTCAACTACCTCACCGAAGGGCTGTTGACCTGGCGTGTCGGCGCCGACTGAGTGCGGGCGAACTGCCATCGGGCACGCGAATCACAACCCTTAATGCCGCGACTGGACTCGAATTCGGTAGCGGGATGGGATAGCCAGGAGATTC
This window encodes:
- a CDS encoding helix-turn-helix domain-containing protein, which produces MAKYSTGSGGGGDDGDACELCGHETSSLERANVAGANLLVCSDCAPHGEPSGGGRSGSGSGSDSGSRTDADEPNRRKRAAQNTARIYDASRGNTKRWEEEGTDYESDRLPYLISGYGERVETARQEAGLTVAELAVDLDADEDDLLAVEQGRATRAGVGGSLVRAVEERLNVDLVEE
- a CDS encoding HAH_0734 family protein, translated to MQQLIVRGDPGIRKDAVIDYDGEEQVCFSIQRQGDYHGPDEVQLWCTIGTPDEREAFEKRQYVPHWLDVDSIDADALDVVSSLGRQ
- a CDS encoding alanyl-tRNA editing protein, which gives rise to MQTRAPTDPDVREFEATVRGVDGRDVTLDRTYFYAESGGQPADRGTLAGIPVADVQTDGDAVVHTLAEDADLDPGEAVVGVIDDEFRTYCTRAHTASHLLYGAGRRLLDDLGYGGFDIDAEKVRVDLATSTDVDDAVLVELERLTNRAVWDSRPVSWDRVPVNEAHARDDVAFNTKTEEGVMADADTVRLVDVEGWDVAACGGTHVTNTREIGAIEVLERSNPGEGLTRVKFAVGPAAIDRRARVRGTAMDAARELGTSVAELDDAVRALVADRDALEDEVREYKTDVLDARLSSLPTVDRGGVVWRVGTVAGFDPNEVGEAAKDCVGDGTDVIAAVGDAEPPYVVVATTGEVDAGEVVGEVTAAFGGGGGGGPTFAQGGGLDADPEAVVESLRG
- a CDS encoding glycosyltransferase; its protein translation is MTRSVGVVIPAYHPDVDRLEAYVDALHEAVGPETIRVELDAAEPAVRERLDALPATINEATSRRGKGAAITAGFEALSTDVLAFADADGSTPAASIADVIRPVASGEADLAAGSRRHPDATVESHQTVARRHLGDGFAWLARRLLDVHLHDYQCGAKALTSDAWTRVRPHLHEPGFAWDIELVAVADAVGCRIVEVPVVWEDRPESTVSPVGTTLRLARGLVVARHRARLLRNDRLHVLLDRPRDSAPALVEREHR
- a CDS encoding GtrA family protein, encoding MTGGLGKLEELYSGIRFGQFVSVGAVGATAETIVVAILTAGYGVLPQIAKAVGAEVSITLMFLINDRWTFSEAGAAGWIPRGRRYLKSHLVRAGGLLVGFAVLTALTAWTDLTLVIAGADLWPTVANAIGIGCGMLLNYLTEGLLTWRVGAD
- a CDS encoding DUF2298 domain-containing protein gives rise to the protein MEYGLVLRWLVLYGVLGALGRPIAARLFATLPGRGIGIGLPTALVVFGTAVYWVGHLTFGPLAVAAGAVALLALALLTAFDRDALADRRLELADGVRPGRPAAEAAVVFVVAFAFLIAVRAVDPAVYPLGGEKFLDFGLLQSLDRATRLPPEDMWFAGDPVAYYYGGHLLTAALADLTGTAPRYAYNLSLAGFYATLVTAAYGLAGAIARDRAGSWRLAGLSAAFFVGIASNLVTVSRLVVSTLPASLRRTVAGVVASRTRYSADSVLSGVDTFSYWTASRVIPGTINEFPLFAWLNGDLHAHMMGTPFLLLGAALAFALYRTPAADVGRRRRLAFLAVPILAGFQAVVDTWSFPSVFGLCFLALALGPAEPWAVLSTRVARWRGGRDPGALTAELEHLAGALAVTAVAGLLGALLASPFLLGAAGGREIAILSAAERSSLPALLLVHGGFVAVFLAYLLDRLSVDRVLAPLVGLGALGVLALTANLAVALVVGPLLIFGWAACRTDRPVGFETALIVAGAGLVAIVELVYVRELAGPLRMNTVFKTYAQVWVLWGVAAGVALPAFVRWPGGVSVPGSRTRWLRAGLAVAVVLATVPYAGLALSAHFEGPTDPSLDATRFVERDHPDEAPAIAYVDGLSGQPTLLSAPATSRYPGPERDPPAPPGMYSWDASPAASLTGVPTVAGWHHEVGYRGREPYLRRVRAVDAAYTGSPERTVAVIERYGVDYVWVGPAERARYGSVDFAGVSGLTPVFENEAVTIYRVDDPRVAQ